In a genomic window of Sarcophilus harrisii chromosome 4, mSarHar1.11, whole genome shotgun sequence:
- the CFAP126 gene encoding protein Flattop isoform X1: protein MASNYSANQFENAFDSNYLRNWCIAKGTTKQPEAHEGYTQIIANDRGHLLPSVPRSKANPWGTFMGTWQMPLQIPPARINLTARSTAAANRLLNWVQKNPDLLNASNGLCPEIRGHPQDSGPRGNRNTPKPQEKTATPKAVQETPPSSPAANSPAAKSPVPTPPPSRSLSNASPAPHPPPNQICSCYCTCCCCSPAKIAPKRSLTPEAYSSSNEPEDQEIQERNIENEEPQQEKGAPAPLSTKKITE, encoded by the exons ATGGCTTCTAACTACAGCGCTAATCAG tttgaaAATGCCTTTGACTCAAACTATCTTCGGAACTGGTGCATAGCCAAAGGCACCACAAAG CAACCTGAAGCCCATGAAGGCTACACTCAGATCATCGCTAATGATCGTGGTCATCTGCTACCTTCAGTTCCTCGTTCCAAG GCCAATCCCTGGGGCACATTCATGGGCACTTGGCAAATGCCTCTGCAGATACCACCAGCTCGAATAAACTTGACTGCTCGTTCCACTGCTGCTGCCAACCGACTATTAAACTGGGTGCAGAAAAACCCTGATCTGCTCAATGCCTCCAATGGACTATGTCCAGAAATCCGAGGCCAT CCCCAAGATTCAGGACCACGTGGAAACCGTAACACCCCAAAGCCCCAGGAGAAGACTGCTACTCCAAAAGCTGTACAAGAGACTCCACCTTCCTCTCCAGCTGCAAATTCTCCAGCCGCAAAATCTCCAGTCCCAACCCCCCCACCCTCAAGAAGCCTCTCCAATGCCTCCCCAGCCCCACATCCACCACCAAATCAAATCTGCTCATGCTATTGTACTTGTTGTTGCTGCAGCCCTGCAAAGATCGCACCCAAAAGATCCTTGACTCCAGAGGCCTACTCCAGTAGTAATGAGCCTGAGGACCAGGAAATTCAAGAGAGGAATATAGAAAATGAGGAACCCCAGCAGGAGAAAGGAGCACCAGCTCCATTAAGTACCAAGAAGATAACAGAATAA
- the CFAP126 gene encoding protein Flattop isoform X2 translates to MASNYSANQFENAFDSNYLRNWCIAKGTTKQPEAHEGYTQIIANDRGHLLPSVPRSKANPWGTFMGTWQMPLQIPPARINLTARSTAAANRLLNWPQDSGPRGNRNTPKPQEKTATPKAVQETPPSSPAANSPAAKSPVPTPPPSRSLSNASPAPHPPPNQICSCYCTCCCCSPAKIAPKRSLTPEAYSSSNEPEDQEIQERNIENEEPQQEKGAPAPLSTKKITE, encoded by the exons ATGGCTTCTAACTACAGCGCTAATCAG tttgaaAATGCCTTTGACTCAAACTATCTTCGGAACTGGTGCATAGCCAAAGGCACCACAAAG CAACCTGAAGCCCATGAAGGCTACACTCAGATCATCGCTAATGATCGTGGTCATCTGCTACCTTCAGTTCCTCGTTCCAAG GCCAATCCCTGGGGCACATTCATGGGCACTTGGCAAATGCCTCTGCAGATACCACCAGCTCGAATAAACTTGACTGCTCGTTCCACTGCTGCTGCCAACCGACTATTAAACTGG CCCCAAGATTCAGGACCACGTGGAAACCGTAACACCCCAAAGCCCCAGGAGAAGACTGCTACTCCAAAAGCTGTACAAGAGACTCCACCTTCCTCTCCAGCTGCAAATTCTCCAGCCGCAAAATCTCCAGTCCCAACCCCCCCACCCTCAAGAAGCCTCTCCAATGCCTCCCCAGCCCCACATCCACCACCAAATCAAATCTGCTCATGCTATTGTACTTGTTGTTGCTGCAGCCCTGCAAAGATCGCACCCAAAAGATCCTTGACTCCAGAGGCCTACTCCAGTAGTAATGAGCCTGAGGACCAGGAAATTCAAGAGAGGAATATAGAAAATGAGGAACCCCAGCAGGAGAAAGGAGCACCAGCTCCATTAAGTACCAAGAAGATAACAGAATAA